TCGCACATCAGCGAGATCTTGCGCTTGACGCCGGCCGGCACGGGACGGTCCGAGCGGCACACGATGGCATCGGGCTGGATGCCGATCGAGCGCAGCGCTGCGACCGAGTGCTGGGTGGGCTTGGTCTTGAGCTCGCCCGCGGGGCCGATGTACGGGATCAACGAGACGTGCAGGAAGAAGACGTTGTTGCGGCCCACCTCCTGGCGGACCTGACGGGCCGACTCCAGGAACGGCTGGCTCTCGATGTCGCCGACCGTGCCGCCGATCTCGTGGATCACGACGTCGACGTCCGGGCCGCCCATCGAGAGCATCCGGTCCTTGATCTCGTTCGTGATGTGCGGGATGACCTGCACGGTGTCGCCGAGGTAGTCGCCGCGACGCTCACGGGCGATGACGTCGGAGTAGACCTGACCGGTCGTGACGTTCGCGCGGCCGACGAGGTCCTCGTCGAGGAAGCGCTCGTAGTGGCCGATGTCGAGGTCGGTCTCGGCACCGTCGTCGGTGACGAAGACCTCGCCGTGCTGGAACGGGTTCATCGTTCCGGGATCGACGTTGAGGTAGGGGTCGAGCTTCTGCATCGTGACGCGCAGGCCGCGCGACTTGAGCAACCGGCCGAGGCTCGACGCGGTCAAGCCCTTGCCGAGCGACGAGACGACACCGCCCGTGACGAAGACGTGCTTGGTGACGGTGTTAACTGCCAACGTGACTCCCGTGGTTCCGATTCGAGTGAGGAACCGGGCGGTGCCTGCGGCCGCACCCGTGGTCTGAGGAACCGTCCGTGAGGATCGATTCGACTCTGGGTTCCACGGAACTCCAGCCTACCATCGAGCGAGCACCGCGCGGACCGCGCACGCGGGACGCGCCGAGAGTGCTCAGTTCGGCACCGGGCCGTCCGCGGCCCGCGACGTGCCCCAGGCGCCCGATTGACCGGCCGCCTCACGCACCAGCGCCAAGATGGCGGACACGCGTCCCGTGCCGGTGTCGGTGACGTCGACGGTCGAGACGTTCGCGGCGGCGTCGCTGCCGCGGACCGCGTTGACCACACCGTTCTCGCCGGACGAGACGGGGCCGACCACGGCGACGCCCTGGCTGCCGGCGTCCAGGCTCGTGACGAGGCTGGAGACGACGGTGCCCTCTCCCCCGGCCGACGCGCCGGACGGACCGGACACGACCAGCGCCAGCTGCGCGGAGCGGTCGGGATCCTGGTCGGGGTCGAGCAGTCCGCCCTCGACGAAGGCCGAGCGGATCGTGCGCGACGTCTCATCGAGCGCGCCGTCGCCCTTGGCGGCCAGATAGCCCCGGGCGATCGCGGTGCCGATCTTGTCGTACGCGCTCGAGGCGGTGGCCGCCTGCGGGTCCGACTGCGTCGCGACGCCCTCGGCGAACTGGCGGTTGGAGGGCGAGAGCAGCTTGGCGGTCAGCTCGACCTGCCCGGTGACCTGCGCCCCGGAGGTCGTGAGGTTCTCGATCAACGAGTCGACCTCGTTGTCGCGCGCGCCGGGCGTGGTCAGCAGCAGCACGGTCCGGCCCTTGAGCTTGTCGCGCAGCAGACCCGGCGACGTCAGCGTGGCGTACCCCGCGTCGAAACCCGCCAGGGCGGGACTCACCTCGGCCCGGTTCGAGTCGGAGGCGGTCGTCACGGCGTCGCTCTCGTCGAGCAGGCCCGCCCCCAGCGCGATGCCGGCGGCGAGTGCCAGCAGCACGGCGGCCAGGGAGATGACGTGGTAACGCAGAGTGATCACGAGAAGAGTCCTTCGATCCAGGAGGAGAAACGGTCGGTCACGGGCGCGAGCCACTCATGACCGAGAGGGGTAGTGGCGACGGCGACCGCGACCGCGAGGACACCCGCCAGCAGCAGCAGGAACGGCGTCAGCCAGCTCAACCGCTGGCGCGCGAACCAGGCGACGGCGTGGGCGTCGACCACCCGCGAGCCGGCGCGCAGACGCGCGATGAAGGTCCCGGCGGCGTCGGCGGTGTCGCCGTCGACGATGTCGACGAGTCGGGACGGGCGCCCGACCTGCACGATGACCGCAGCCTCGTGGTGGTCCGCCAGCAGGACGGCGAGATTCTCGGGTGCGCCCGCAGCCGTGAACACGACCGGCTGGCGGCCGTGCGCCTCGAACAGCTCGGGACGGTCGAGGTGACCGGTGGCCGACACGATCACGACCTCCCCGGATCGCTCGATCATGCGTCCGGAGATGTCGTCCGCCCGGCCCACGACCAGATGGGGCCGCAGACCGGCGGCGATCAGGTGCTCGGCACCGGCGCCGACGCCGACCAGCACCGGATCGTGGTCATGGATGAAGGCGCGGATCGACTTGAGGTCCCGGGCCGCGTCCGGCGCATCCGCCACGATGACCACCGGACGGTCCTTGATGGTGGTGGCCACGGCCGGAATGCCAGCGCCCTCCAGCAGCATTGCGCGGTCGCGACGCAACGTGTCGGCCGCGTTCGTCACGATCGAGTCGAGCTGGTGGGACAGGCCGGAGGACGCGGACTCCACCTGGTCGCGGACCCGGGACGGCGTCATCTCGATGCCGGTGGCGACGGTGTCCTCTCCCCGGAGCACCACCCCCTCGTCGATCCGCACGACGTCACCGCTGCGCAGCGTCTGCCACAGGCCCTCGCCCACCCGGTCCACCAGCAGGACGCCGGCGTCGACCAGCACCTGGGGCCCGAGGTTCGGGTACCGGCCGGACGACGACGGCGAGACGTTGAGGACCGCGGCGACGCCCCGGTCGACGAGCGACTGGGCGGTGTCGGCCTCGAGGTCGAGCTGGTCCAGCACCACGACGTCCCCCGAACGAACGGACGAGAGGTCCGCGGGTCCGCGACACAGTCGCGCCGGTCCGACGACGCCGGGCCCGTCGGGCACGGCAGGATTCCTGCGCTTCAAGATGGGCATGATGCCTTCCATGCAACCGGCGAACGATGAGAGTTCAACCTCGACACGCCGAGGGGTCGGGGAAAAGGTCGGGCTCAGGGAGTGCGGGCCAGGTCGAGCAGCTCGCGGGCGTGCTGCTGCGCGGCGGAGGAATCGTCCAGACCCGCCAGCATCCGAGCGAGCTCGTCGACCCGGCCCGACTGGTCGAGCCGGATCACGCTGCTGCTGGTGACCGTGCCGTCGTCGGACTTGCTGACGATGAAGTGCGCGTCGGCGAACGCCGCGACCTGCGGCAGGTGCGTGACGGCGATGACCTGCGCGTGTTGCGCCAGCCGCGCCAGCCGCCGGCCGACCTCCACGGCGGTGCGCCCGCCGATCCCGGCATCGACCTCGTCGAAGACCAGGGTGGGCACCGGGTCGCGACCGGCCAGGACGACCTCGATCGCGAGCATGAGCCGGGACAGCTCTCCACCACTGGCGGCCCGCGCCAGCGGCCGGGGCTCGGCCCCGCTGTTGGCGGCGAACCAGATGTCGACGTCGTCGGCCCCGTGGGGACCGGGCTCGCCGCGCACCACCCGCACCTCGAGTTGGGCCGAGGGCAGGGCCAGGTCGGCCAGCTCGGCGCCGACCTCGCGGGACAGCTGCTCAGCCGCGCTCGTCCTGGCCTCCGTCAACTGCCGGGCGAGGTCCACGACGGTCTCCCGCGTGGTCCGGACGTCCTCCTCCAGGCGCTCGATCGCGGTGTCGTCCAGATCCAGCTCGAGGACCTCGGCACGGGCGCGCTCGGCCCACGCGATGACCTCGTCCAGACTCGGGCCGTACCGGCGCTGCAGGGCGGTCAACGCGGCGCGACGGTCCTGGACCGCGGCCAGGCCGCTGGGGTCCAGCTCGATGTCGGCGGCGTACGCGGCGAACTCCGAGGCGATGTCGGTCAGGTCGATGGAGGCGCGCTTGAGTCGCTCGGCCAGTGCCTCGATCCGCGGGTCGTTGCCGGTCACGGGATCGACCACCGACTGGGCCGCGGCGATCGCGGCGGCAGCGGAGTGCTCGTCCTCCGACAACACGGTCGACGCACCCGCCGCGGCAGCGGCGAGCGACTCGGCGTGGGCGAGACGGTTCTCGCGCTGGACGAGCTCCTCGTCCTCCCCCGACTGGGGGTCGACGGCGTCGATCTCGTCCAGGGCGTGCCGCAGGAGGTCCAGCCGCTGCAGGCGCTCGCCGGCGTGGGTGCGCAGGTCGGTCAACCGCGCCTGCAGCTCGCGCAGACGCTCGTACGCCGGGCGGTACCGCTCGAGCAGGTCGGCGACCGCGCTGCCGGCGAACCGGTCGAGGGCTCCGCGCTGCTCCTGGGGCCGGACCAGGCGCTGCTGGTCGGACTGGCCGTGCACGGCCACCAACGAGTCGGCCAGGCGCGACAGCAACGCCGCCGGGACGGTCGAACCACCGGCCAGCGCGCGGCTGCGGCCCTGACTGGTCAGGACGCGGGCGAGCACGAGCTCGTCGTCGTCGACGTGGCCGCCCGCCTCCTCGACGAGGGCCGCCACCTCGGGCGTCGCCAGGACCGACGCCTCGATGCGGGCGCGCTCCGCGCCCCGGCGGACGAGGGCCAGGTCGGCCCGCTCACCACGCAGCAGACCCAGCGCCGTCACGACCATGGTCTTGCCGGCACCGGTCTCGCCGGTGATGACCGTGAAGCCGGGACCGAGGTCGAGCTCGGCCTCCTCGATGACGCCGAGCGACTCGAGTCGGAGATAACGCCACATCAGCGGTCCTCCGCGGCCCGGCGAGCCGCACCGGACGATCCGCGCCAGCCGGCGACGGGAAGCTCGAACTTGCGCACGAGCCGGTCGGCGAAGGAGGCGGGATGGACACGAGCGAGCCGCACGGGCTCGACACCGCGACGCACCTCGACCCGGGCGCCGATCGGCAGCTCGGCGGCGCGACGCCCGTCGCACCACAGGATCCCCGACGCCGCGTGTCCGACGACCTCGACCGCCAGCGTGGACTCGGGCGAGACCACCATCGGGCGGGCGAACAGGGCGTGGGCGCTGATCGGCACCATCAGCAGGGCCGACACCTCGGGCCACACGACCGGTCCCCCGGCACTGAAGTTGTAGGCGGTGGAGCCCGTCGGCGTGGCGCACACGACACCGTCGCATCCCATGCGCGAGACGGGCCGGCCGTCGATCTCGACGACGACCTCGAGCATCCGCTCACGGGAGGCCTTCTCGACGGAGGCCTCGTTCAGGGCCCAGTTCGTGGCGACCATCTCGCCGTTGTGGAAGACCTGGACGTCGACGGTGAGTCGCTCCTCGACGGTC
Above is a window of Aeromicrobium senzhongii DNA encoding:
- the recN gene encoding DNA repair protein RecN is translated as MWRYLRLESLGVIEEAELDLGPGFTVITGETGAGKTMVVTALGLLRGERADLALVRRGAERARIEASVLATPEVAALVEEAGGHVDDDELVLARVLTSQGRSRALAGGSTVPAALLSRLADSLVAVHGQSDQQRLVRPQEQRGALDRFAGSAVADLLERYRPAYERLRELQARLTDLRTHAGERLQRLDLLRHALDEIDAVDPQSGEDEELVQRENRLAHAESLAAAAAGASTVLSEDEHSAAAAIAAAQSVVDPVTGNDPRIEALAERLKRASIDLTDIASEFAAYAADIELDPSGLAAVQDRRAALTALQRRYGPSLDEVIAWAERARAEVLELDLDDTAIERLEEDVRTTRETVVDLARQLTEARTSAAEQLSREVGAELADLALPSAQLEVRVVRGEPGPHGADDVDIWFAANSGAEPRPLARAASGGELSRLMLAIEVVLAGRDPVPTLVFDEVDAGIGGRTAVEVGRRLARLAQHAQVIAVTHLPQVAAFADAHFIVSKSDDGTVTSSSVIRLDQSGRVDELARMLAGLDDSSAAQQHARELLDLARTP
- a CDS encoding copper transporter, which gives rise to MITLRYHVISLAAVLLALAAGIALGAGLLDESDAVTTASDSNRAEVSPALAGFDAGYATLTSPGLLRDKLKGRTVLLLTTPGARDNEVDSLIENLTTSGAQVTGQVELTAKLLSPSNRQFAEGVATQSDPQAATASSAYDKIGTAIARGYLAAKGDGALDETSRTIRSAFVEGGLLDPDQDPDRSAQLALVVSGPSGASAGGEGTVVSSLVTSLDAGSQGVAVVGPVSSGENGVVNAVRGSDAAANVSTVDVTDTGTGRVSAILALVREAAGQSGAWGTSRAADGPVPN
- a CDS encoding NAD kinase, translated to MRSVLLAVHVLRDGAPKLAADFARSLQAAGIEVRALTDEVGYLEAAGAVDLVAVAATPGAATDCELAVVFGGDGTILRAAELCRGTGTPLLGVNLGHVGFLAEADEEDLADVARHVIAGGLTVEERLTVDVQVFHNGEMVATNWALNEASVEKASRERMLEVVVEIDGRPVSRMGCDGVVCATPTGSTAYNFSAGGPVVWPEVSALLMVPISAHALFARPMVVSPESTLAVEVVGHAASGILWCDGRRAAELPIGARVEVRRGVEPVRLARVHPASFADRLVRKFELPVAGWRGSSGAARRAAEDR
- the steA gene encoding putative cytokinetic ring protein SteA; translated protein: MPILKRRNPAVPDGPGVVGPARLCRGPADLSSVRSGDVVVLDQLDLEADTAQSLVDRGVAAVLNVSPSSSGRYPNLGPQVLVDAGVLLVDRVGEGLWQTLRSGDVVRIDEGVVLRGEDTVATGIEMTPSRVRDQVESASSGLSHQLDSIVTNAADTLRRDRAMLLEGAGIPAVATTIKDRPVVIVADAPDAARDLKSIRAFIHDHDPVLVGVGAGAEHLIAAGLRPHLVVGRADDISGRMIERSGEVVIVSATGHLDRPELFEAHGRQPVVFTAAGAPENLAVLLADHHEAAVIVQVGRPSRLVDIVDGDTADAAGTFIARLRAGSRVVDAHAVAWFARQRLSWLTPFLLLLAGVLAVAVAVATTPLGHEWLAPVTDRFSSWIEGLFS